The sequence CCGGCGTGCGCCACGACTTCAAGCCCGGGGCGTCGCAGGACTTCGCGGCGCTCGGGATCGTGGGCATGGCGCCGTACAAGATCGAGATGGAAGCGACGGCCTACCTCGGCGCATCGGGCCGCACGGCCGCGCGCGTGGAAGCCGAATACGACGCACTGTTCACCAATCGCCTGATCCTGCAGCCCCTGGTCGAACTCAACTTCAACGGCAAGGACGATCCGCAGCGGCATGTCGGCAGCGGCCTGTCGACGTTGGAAGCAGGCCTGCGCCTGCGTTACGAGATCGATCGGAAGTTCGCGCCGTACATCGGCGTGGTGTACGAGCGGGCCTACGGCGACACGGCGGACTTCCGGCGATCGGCAGGCGAGGGCGCCGGCGACACGCGCATCGTGGCGGGCGTCCGCATCTGGTTCTGAGACACTGACGAAGGCTCAACGACGGGAGTTCCGCCATGGACCACGCATCATGGGTTCGCTTCCTGCTGTGGTGCGCCGCCGTGAACTACGGCGTGCTCGTGCTGGTGTTCCTCGCCTGGCTCGCCGCGCGCGGGCCGATGCGGCGGCTGCACCAGCGTTGGTTCGCACTGGGCGACACGCAGATCGACGGCTACATGTACGCCTTCCTGGGCTTCTACAAGCTGGCGACATGGTTCTTCCTGCTGGTGCCCGCGCTGGTGTTGCACCTGCTTGGCTGACGCGATCGCGCGCGCTCAGCCGGTTGCGCGAAAACGTCGCAGCCACTGCCGCGTGCGCACGCGCAGGGGCATCAGCGTGTAGCGATAGAGCTTCGACAAGGCGCGCCGCCTGCGCGGAATGCGCCAATCGAAGCCTTGCTCCATCGCGTACTGGCAAGGGTTGCACAGCCCGCACGGTTGGCCGCCGCGCGGGCTGTGGCAGAACCAGGTCATCTCGAGCAGGTCCGTCCATCCGTTGCGCGCTGCGGCCTCGGACGTCTCCTGCTTCTTCGTCATCAAACCCGGCAGCGCGAAGGGGCCGATCACGGTGCGCAGGTCCGCGTCGGGGCAATCCGGGCGCAGGCGCCAGGTGGTGTAGCCCTGCGGGGTGATGGTCTCGACCACCTCGTCCTTGAGGAAGGTGTATGCGCCGTGCGCGGTCATTTCGATGAGCAACTCGACGCCGTCCAGCCCCTTCTGCTGGCAGTAGCGCGACAGGAACCCATACTGGTTGCCGAAGCGATGCGTGCTCGCGATGCGATCGAAGGCGCGCTGGATCTCATCGTCGCGCTTGAGGTTCTCCAGGCGCACCAGGTGCGAGGGCAGCAAAAGCGTGCGCGTGTGCGGAAACCGTTCGGCAAGCGCAGCGCGGATGCGGTCCATCGCGTCGATCTCGCAGGGTGCCGAAGCGCGGGCCGAATCCACCAGGTAGGTCGGCTCCACGGGCAACCGCTTGTCGAGCAGCAGCTCGAGCAGGCGGTAGGTCGAATCCCATCCGCCGGTCCACAGCAGTTGCACGGGGACTTCATTCGCCATGGCTCACCTCATCTTCACGGGTTCGGCCAGCTTGGCGAGGGCAACTTCACGTCTGCGTGACGGCCCCGGCCAGGGCGGGAACTCAGTAGTTTTACCGGGCCGGCGGCCGCAGGTTTTGCTGACGCCGGGTCTGCGTCGAAGCCGCACAATCGCGGCATGGACCCCAAGCAGATCGTCCTCCTCGCGTTCCAGGTCAGCATCGCGGCGACGGTGTTCGGCTTCGGGCTGGCGGCCACGCGCGACGAGTTGATGTTCCTGTGGCGCCGGCCGCAGTTGTTCATCCGTTCGCTGATCGCGGTGCTGATCGTCATGCCGGCGTTCGCGATCCTGCTCGTGCGCGTTTTCCACTTCCGTCCCGTCGTCGAAGTCGCGTTGCTTGCGCTGGCGATCTCGCCGATGCCGCCGTTGCTGCCGCGTCGCATGCACAAGGGCGGCGGCGAAGACGCCTACGGTATTTCCTTGCTGCTGTGGCTGTCGCTGGTCGCGCTGGTGGCGGTGCCGCTGGCGCGGCTGATCCTGAGCGCGTGGCTGGGGCCGGAAGTCCTGTCGTCCGGGAAGATCGCCAAGGTCCTGTTGCTGATGGTGGTGCTGCCGCTGGTGGCGGGCGCATTCCTGCGATCCCGGTGGCCCGCGATCGCCGATCGCATCGATCGGCCCATCAAGTTGGGCGCGATGGTCCTGCTGGCGATGGCCGTCGTGGTGTTGCTGGCGGTGGCATGGCGCCCAATGTGGAATGCGGTGGGGGACGGCACGATTTTCGCGGTCGTGTTGTTCGTCGTCGTCGGGCTCGCGGTCGGGCATTTCCTGGGCGGACCGTCGCGCGACACGTCCGTGGTGCTTGCGCTGGCGACCGCATGCCGGCACCCGGTCGTCGCGCTCACGATCGCCTCGAGCAGCGCACCCGGCAGCCAGTTCGGCGGCACGATCCTGCTCTACGTCCTGATCGCTTCGCTGGTCGCCACGCCCTACCTGATGTACCAGCACCGTTGCGAAACGCCGCCGCCGAAACCGAAGGTCGCCTGATCGGTCGGCAACCGGTGTTCACCCAATCCCGGATGCGGCGATCTGCTCGTCCTCGTAATCGACGAAGCGGTCCAGGTCGAAGGTATCCAGGCGATAGCGCTGCACCGCGGCCGAGAAGGCCATGATCGACAGCACGCGATCGGGCGAGCGCGCCCACGGCGGCACGTAGTGCGCCGGCGCGATCAGTCCGCTGTCGCGATACGGCGCCAGGCTCACCACGTCGGCCGTCGTCACGCGTCCGCAGAACAGCAGGCGCAGCACCTCGCTGCGTCCTTCCTGCAACGCACGACGGATGAAGCAATACACCATGATGACGCCTTCCAGGTACGCGCCGTCCTTGGTGAAGCAGATGCGCCCGTTGACGTCGCCCCCGCGGAACACGCGCGCGGCGCTGCGATAGCTCTCCACGTCGTTCTGGCCTGCTTCGAGGAACGCGCGGAACACGTCCATGAAGTCCGCGCCGTCCAGCGCTTCCTTCACGCGGATCACGCGCAAGGCCACGCGACGCAGGCGATTGATGTCGATCGCACCGGTGATGATCTCGGAGAAGGTCGCCAGGCCCTCCTGGGTGCGGGTGGTGCGCGGCGTGCCGACGCCGAGCGTCTTCAGGTAGGGCTGGTGCTTGCCGTTGAGCAGGGTTGCGGTGTGGATGAAGGCTTCGTGCTGCACGAGCTGTTCGATGTCCAGCTCGGAGAACATCGCGGTGGAACGGAGGGTGATCTTCTTGCTGCCGGCGGCGGCCTTCGAGGCCAGCGCGGGATCGAGCACGAGTTCGACCTTGTCGTCGGTGAAGAACGGCTCGATGCGTTCGCGGATGCGTTCGGCGAACTGCGCAGCGGTGAGGTCGCACGGCACTTCGGGTAACAAGCGCGTGTCGATGAGTTTGTCCGTCGTGTCCAGCATGTCGGCCGCTGCATCGGCCGCGGTGAGGTCGCCCTGCGACTTGTAGAGCGTGTCGGGGCGGCCGTAGAGCAGGGTGGAGCACTCGGTGAAGCCCGGTTTGCCGATCTGCGTGAGCATCTGCGCGGCGACGCGATAGCTCCACGCGGATTTCCACAACCAATGGCCGATCGGATGGCCGCGATCGATCGTCTTCATCAGCGCTTCGAGTGCGGCGATTTCCTCGTCGAGCTTCTGCGGCTGCGTGGGAGGCTTCGGCATCGCGGGCTTGCCCGCACGCCAGCCTGCGAGGAACTGCGACTCCATGTCCGCCGGCCAGCCGATCGCATCGAGGACCCGGATCTTGCGGCCGAGTTTGCAGAGTGCTGCGTCCGCTTCCAGCAGTTTGCCGAGTGCAGGATCGTCCGTGGGGGATTTTGCGACTGCGTTCATGGCTAATCCTGGTGCATCAACCAGCGATACAGCGCGCCGCCGATGATGCCGCCGATGATGGGGAACACCCAGAAGAACCAGAGTTGCGCGAGCGGCAAGCCGCCGGTGAACAGCGCCACGCCGGTGGAGCGCGCCGGGTTCACGGAAGTGTTCGTGATGGGGATGCTGATTAGGTGGATCAGCGTCAGGGCCAGGCCGATGGCCAGCGGTGCCGCGCTTGCGCTGGCTTTGGGATGCGTGGCGCCCATGATCACGACCAGGAACATCGCGGTCATCGCCACTTCGCTCAGCAACGCGGCCGTCATCGAATAGCCGCCAGGCGACATGGGTCCATAGCCGTTGGTGGCGAAGGCACCGGGCACGGTCGTATCCACCACCGTGCCGTTGCCATGCGCCAGTTGCCAGAGCACGAAGCCTGCGAGCACCGCGCCAAGCGTCTGCGCGACGATGTAGGGCAACAGCCCCGAGGCCGGGAACCGCCCGCCGGCCCACAAGCCGAAACTCACCGCCGGATTGAAGTGCCCGCCGGAGATGTGCCCGAGCGCATACGCGCCGGTGAGCACCGTGAGGCCGAAGGCGAGGGCGACACCGAGCAGGCCGATGCCGAGCGGATTGCCGTCGCCGCCGAAGTTGGCGGAGATCACGGCGCTGCCGCAGCCTCCGAGCACGAGCCAGAACGTGCCGATGGTTTCGGCCAGCAATTTCCTGAGCATGGGTGGTCCCTCCGTAGCAATTGCGACGTCAGAAGCTGACCGTGCCGGTCACCATGACCGGATTGCCTTCGATGCGATTCTTGACGTCGAACTCGTGCAGCCAGCGCGCGGAAAACTCGACCTTGCCGGTCTTGTAGGTCGCGATCGGGCCGATCGAGAGCGAGTGTCCCTTGAAGCCATTGAGGCGATCCGCCGTCGGGCCGGTGTCGTCTTCGAGCTGCTGGATCCAGCCGCCCGCTGCGCCGAAGCCCCAGCCGCTGGCCGTGCGTTTGATCAGCAATGCATCGATGCGGAACACCGCGCCATTCTGATAGTCGGTGGCGTGGTTCTCCGTGTAGAAGTCCACCGCCGCGAGCGTGCTGAACTCGAGCGTGCCGCCCTGGCCGAGCTGCGTGTAGCCCACGGTCGGTGAATACGTCCAGTTGTTGAGGCTCACGTTGGCGAGCTTGTCGGGGTCGTAGCTGCCGCTCGGCGTGTAGATGTAGAGCGCGAGCGACATGTGTTTCGTCTGGCTGAAGTGCCGGCTGGCGATGATCGGCACCACGGCGATGTCGAACGGGCCGGTGTCGCTGTCGCTGGTGGATGCGCCGAAGCGGCCGAGGCGGATGTCGGCGTCGACGTCGACCTTCGCGAAGGGCACTGCGATCGCGGACGCGTAGTTCCAACGCCCTTCGCCCGTGGGCCACACATACATGCCGGTGAAGGAGAGCAACTGGAACTGCGCATCCAGGCCCACCGCCGTGCTTCCGCCGATGGGCACCTCGCGTTGCGCGCCGATGTGGCCGGAGTAGTAGATGTACTGGGTGAGCAGGTTGAATCCCGGCGTCGGCGGAACCACGCCCGCGAACGAAGTCCCTTGGAGTCCGGTGATCGGGCGACCGAGCGCGCCTTCCGTGGCGTGCGCGGACAGGCTTGCCGCGCCGAGCGCGAGTGCGGTGCAGAGAGGGAGGCAACGCGCCAGCAGCGGCATCGGTCGGTTCCGGCGACGACGGGGGTCCTATCCTCCGCATCCCTGCGCCGCATCCCACCCCGACTTCTACGCAGCGGGCCTCAGTACTTCTACCGAGGCGAGGGCTGCACCTTCGCCCCGACGGGGAAGCGCACCTCCACCCGCGTACCGCCCTGTGCCACGCGGGCGAACTCGAGCTGGCCCCGCAGCGTCTTCACGCGTTCGGCCATGCTGATCATGCCCAGGCCGCCATGGCGGGCCGAGGCGTAGTCCGCCGGCAGGCCGCGGCCATCGTCTTCGATGCGCAGCAATGCGACTTCGCCGTCGCGCCGCAGGGCGATGTTCACGCACGAGGCCTCCGCGTGTTTCTCCGCGTTGTGCAGCGCCTCCTGCGCGATGCGGAACAGGTCGAGCTTCTGCTGCTCCGACAGCGCGAAAGTCTCCTCGGTCTCGCAGCGCACCTGCAGTTCCTCGCGCGAATGGCTCGCGCACAAGGCTTCCAGCGAAGCGGCCAGGCTGGTGTAGCGCAGCATGCTCGGGTGCAATTCGTGCGAGAGCCGGCGGATGTCGTCGGACACGCCGAGCAGGTGTTCCTGCAAGGCCTCGATGCGCGCGCGGCCGTTGGCATCGACGCTGCGCTTCAGGCCGCTCAGCTCGATCGAGAGCGAGGCCAGGGATTGGTTCACGTCGTCGTGCAGGTCGCGCGCGATGCGGCTGCGCTCGTTCTCCTGCATGGTCATCACGCGTCGTGCGAGTTGGCCCAGGCGTTCGTAGGAATCGCGCAGCGCATCGTGTGCGAGGCCGCGCTGTTCGCGCAGCGTGGTGAGCAGGAGCAGCACGACGCTGGTGCCGATGGCCCACCACTGCAGGTGCACGATCGTGGCGCGCACGCTGTCGTGCACGAGCGGCCCGGTGCCGAGCGTGCTCAGCCACAGGCAGGCGATGCAGGCGATGGACCAGACCACCCAGCTCCATGCGCTGCCCAAGGCATGGTTGGTCCAGATCAGCAACACGATGGGAGCGACCGCCAGCAAAGGCGCAATGTCGGTGCGCCCGAGCGGCGACATCCACACGACGACGAGCGCGAAGACTCCGAAGGCCGCCATCGCCGACGGCATGCGGGCGGTCGCATGCGTGCGTCCATGGAGCAGGCGCATCACGCCGACGAACGTGGGCACGAGCAGCATGTAGGCGAGGCTGCGCGCGAGTGCCATCTGCACCCAGTCCGAACGTGGCGAGGGAATGCCGAACTGGTTCGACGCCGCGACACTCCACGCCGCGCCCAGCAAAGGCAACGCCATCCCCGCGACCAGCACGAAGCGCGCGGGATTGCATTCGCGCGATTCGTGGATGGGGATGTTCTGCTTCGGATGCACGGCAAGCGCTGCGACCGCAACGAGCGCGAACTCGCCGGCGAGCCGGACGCAGTAGGGCAGCAAGTCGCGGCCCATCGACGCGCACACGAGCGCGCTACCGAGCAACGCACCGGCGCAGCACGCAGCCCAACGCGACCGCGGGCTGGCGAGCAAGCCGCACATCAGGATCGCGCCCGGCCACCACGCGATCTGTGCGAAGAACGTGGCCGTCCAGGGATCGACGGTCAGTCCCTGGCCCAACGCCGTCGCGACGAGGAGCGTCGCGGGTACGACCCAGGCGGCCTGCACGGGTTCATGGTCCATGGCAGAGTCCTTTGCGCGTTGACGTCGGGTTTACAGCGCGTGCACAACACGTGCAAGGGCCGTTGGATGACAGCCGACAATCGGCGCATTCACCCCGTGACCAGTATTCGCGCTCGTGAAACCTCACTTTTTCGTCACCATGGATGAACACGCTCCACGCCAGCCTCACGTTTCGGAGGGGACTGCATGGCGATGATCGCAAGCAACAGCGGCACATCACCCGAACGGGCGCGCCTGTTGCTCGCCGACGATCACGTGCTGGTGGCACAGGGCCTGGAGCGCCTGTTGCTCGAGTGCTTCTGCCGGATCGACACGGTGCGTTCGGGCGAAGCGATCATCGAAGCGGTGGAACGCGATCCGCCGGACATCGTCGTCGCCGACATCAGCATGGAAGGGATGAGCGGCGTGGACGCCATGCGCGTGCTGCGCGAGCGCGGGATCGACACTCCGTTCCTGTTCCTCACCATGCACGCCGATCCCGAACTCGCCGCCGAAGCGATCCAGGCCGGGGCGAGCGGTTACGTGATCAAGGCATCGGCGGGCGACGAACTGGTGCGCGCGATCCTGGAAGTGCTGGCGGGCCGCACCTACGTGACGCCGACACTGGCCGCACGCACGATCCGTGCCGGTGCCGAGCGCTCTGGCAACGGACTGACGCAGAAGCAGCGCGAGATCCTCGTCCGCGTGGCGCAGGGGCTGCGCTCGAAGCAGATCGCCTACGAGCTCGGCCTGTCTGTGCGTACCGTCGAGTCGCACAAGTACACGATCATGCAGGAGCTCGGCGTGCACAGTACGGTGGAGCTCGTGCGCAAGGCCGCGCAGGCGGGCCTGATCGCGATCGACGTCCCCCACTGAGGCGTCTACTGGCATCGGCCACGTAGTTTTACTTCCCTGCCTCCAGTTGTTTTGCGATAGCAGCGCGGTGAAGGCGCGCTCACGCTAGTGGCGTGAACGAGGTTCCGCCATGAACCGCGCAAGGGTGCTGCTGGCCGAGGACAGCCCGGTGGTGGCGCGTCAGTTGCGCTCACTGCTGGGCCAGGACTTCGAAGTGCTGGCGATGGTGACCGACGGGGCGTCGATCCCGACGGCCGTGGATGCGTTGCAGCCGGACGTGCTGGTCACCGACATCTCGATGCCGGGCATGGATGGGCTGCGCGCGGCTGAGCTCGTCCTGCGCCAATACCCGGACCTGCGGGTCGTCTTCATCACGGTCCATTCCGACGCCGACCTCGTCGCGCGGGCCCGCGCGCTCACGCGCACGGCTTACGTGCTCAAGTCCGATGCGGGTGATGACCTGGTAGCGGCGGTGGAGGCGGTGATGGGCGGTCGCTGGTTCGTGTCCGCCTCGCTGGCCAGGGCGACGGTGCGGGGACAGTAGAAATACTGAGCGGCGGCGCGTGGAATCGCGGATGCGCGGCCGGTGGGGCACGGCGATGCTCGGCGCATGAGCGCGCAACTTCCCCCGAGCGGCCAATTCCCCACCGCCGACGACAAATCCGTCGAGCTGTCTTCGCGCCGGACCGGCATGAGTTTCCAGCGCACGCGCATGAGCGCCGAGCGCACGCTGATGTCGGTGATCCGCACGTCGCTGTCGCTGATCAGCTTCGGCTTCACGATCTACCAGGTGTTCAACAACGCGCTGAAGGTCCAGGGCGTCACCTTGTCGGCCCATGCGCCGCGCAACTTCGGCATGGCGCTGGTCGCGCTCGGCATCCTGATGCTGTTCTTCGGCATGGTCTACCACATGCGCTTCATGATGCAGCTGCGCAGCGAGCGGGCGACGATGAAGGGCGAAGGCCTGATCCATGCACAAAGTGCATACCCGCTGTCGCTCACGCTGGTCACCGCCGTGGTCCTGTTCTTCATCGGACTGGCGGCCTTCGCCAGCATGGTCTTCGACATCACCCCGAAGCTCTGAACCCACGAGACGAGGCTTTCCATGAAAACGCTCGCATTGCTGCTCGCAACCGGCTTCGTGCTCGCCGGCTGTGCCTCGACGCCCGATGTCACCGTCGACCACGATCCGTCGGCCAACTTCGCGGTCTTCAAGACGTACTACTGGGCACAGGAACCGCAATCGAAGAACCCGCTCGCCAACCAACGCCTCGTCGCCGGCATCGACCAACGGTTGGCCGCGCGCGGCTGGACGCGCAGCACGGAAGGCAACAGCGACGTTGCGATCGTGGCGAACGTCGCGTCCAGTGAGCGGCAGACGCTGGACACGATGTACACCGGCACCGGCATGGGCGGATGGGGCTGGGGCCCCGGATGGGGCTACGGCGGCATGGCCACTTCGACCACGCGCGTGAACACCTACACGGTCGGCACGCTCGTGCTCGACATGTTCGACGCGAAGACGAAGAAGGCCATCTGGCGCGGCACCGCCAGCGGCACCGTGCCCGATTCGCCTGAAAAGACCGCGACTGCGGTGCAGGCTGCACTCGACAAGATGTTCGCGGACTTCCCGCCCGGATCGGCGCCCGCGAAATGAGTGCGCTGCTGGAAACCACGGATACGCCCGTCGCGCGCGAAGGCATGGTGTGGATCCCCGGCCGCACCTTCCGCATGGGATCGGACGATCACTATCCGGAAGAGGCGCCGACGCATCGCGTGGCGGTCGATGGGTTCTTCATGGACACCACGCCGGTGACCAATGCGCAGTTCCGCGCGTTCGTCGAAGCGACCGGGCACGTGACGATGGCGGAGATCCCGCCGAAGGCCGAGGACTATCCGGGTGCGCTGCCCGGGATGCTCGTCGCCGCGTCCGTCGTGTTCGTGCCGCCGCCGCATCGCGTGGCCTTGAACGACCACTATCGGTGGTGGCAGTTCCTTGCCGGCGCGGATTGGCGTCATCCGCAAGGGCCTGGCAGTTCGATCGAGGGCAAGGACGACCATCCCGTCGTGCATGTCGCCGCGCGCGATGTCGAAGCCTATGCCGCATGGGTGGGCAAGGCCTTGCCCACCGAAGCCGAATGGGAACTCGCTGCGCGCGGCGGACTGGAAGGCACCGAGTTCGCGTGGGGCGAGGAGTTCGCGCCGCAAGGCCTGCATCGCGCGAACACGTGGCAAGGCGAATTCCCCTGGCAGAACCTCGCCCAGGACGGCTACATCGGCACCTCGCCTGTCGCGACGTATCCGCCGAACGCCTACGGCCTGCTCGACATGATCGGCAACACGTGGGAGTGGACGGCGGACTGGTATCGCCCGCGCCATCCGGCCGAAGCCGTGAAGGCATGCTGCATTCCAGAAAATCCGCGCGGCGGGCCGGAGAACGAAAGCTTCGATCCCGCGCAGCAGCAGATCCGCATTCCGCGACGGGTGATGAAGGGCGGCTCGCATTTGTGCGCACCGAACTATTGCCGACGCTATCGCCCGGCGGCGCGCATGGCGCAGCCGATCGATACTTCCACTTCGCACCTCGGATTCCGGTGCGTCGTGCGCACCTGACGCACCGCCATGGAAGAACTCTTCCGCACCGTCAGCCAGGCGATCGCCCTTGGCCTGGAAGCCGTCTCGGTCCTGATGATCGCGATCGGCGCCGTGCTGGCACTCGGCCAGATCGTGATGCCCTTGCTGCGCAACGCCGCGACGCAGGGCATCCGGCGTGCGGCATGGCTGAGCCTGGCGCGATGGTTGCTGCTCGGCCTCGAGTTCATGCTCGCCGCGGACATCGTGCGCACCGCCATCGCGCCCAACTGGGACGACATCGGGATGCTCGCCGCGATCGCGGTGATCCGCACCTTCCTCAACTTCTTCCTCGAACGCGACCTCGACGCGGCCGAGGCAATGAACGAGCCGGTGAAATGAACACGACACCGCCGCCGAACTCCACCGACCTGGCCGTCAAGCGCACCGGCCTGGCCGACCTGCGCTCGCACCTGGCGAACGAGCGCACCCACCTGGCGTATTTGCGCACCTGCGTGTCGTTGGTAGGTTTCGGCATCACGCTCAATCGCTTCGCGGTTTACTTGCGCGAACACGACCAACTGGGCGCCACGACATCGCGGCGCCTGTTGCACAACACGGAAAACGTCGGCGCCGGCATGATCGTGCTCGGCCTGGCCCTCGCGGTGTGGTCGCTGTACCGCTACTGGCACGTCAACGCCGACATCAAGAACGCCAGCTTCCGTCCGATGGATCGCGCGGTGGAGGGCATCACGTTGTTGTTCATCCTGATCGGCGGCGTCACGGCGGCGTGGTTGATCTTCCTCTGACTCTCTTGAAACAACGCACGGCAGCAGCAACTGAAAGCACGGAGGTTCTATGCAACGCATCCACGTGGTCATCGCGACGGGCCTGTTGTGCCTCGTCGCCCCGGCCTTCGCCCAGGATGCCGGCCCCACACCGCCTGCGGTCGATCCGCAGGCGATGCAGGCGCTGGATCGGATGGGCAAGGCACTGCGCGGGTTGTCGCAGTTCGAAGTGACGGCCGATTCCACCAGCGAAGTCGTGCTGGAGGATGGCCGCAAGATCGAACTCGGCGGCACCGTCGATTACAAGGTGCGGCGCCCGAACGGCTTGTTCGCCAAGCTCAAGAGCGACCGGCGCGATCGCGAG comes from Lysobacter sp. KIS68-7 and encodes:
- a CDS encoding copper resistance protein B encodes the protein MKTSILAIAMWATAFHAGAQEHMHHGMKPATKPASAATPVPELTDTDRAGARPPSHDHPVHDNSVHSFVLFNRLEAFDADNGAGQAWQARAWIGTDTDKLWLRSEGERVDARTQSSDLEVLYGRPVARWWDVVAGVRHDFKPGASQDFAALGIVGMAPYKIEMEATAYLGASGRTAARVEAEYDALFTNRLILQPLVELNFNGKDDPQRHVGSGLSTLEAGLRLRYEIDRKFAPYIGVVYERAYGDTADFRRSAGEGAGDTRIVAGVRIWF
- a CDS encoding DUF6868 family protein; this encodes MDHASWVRFLLWCAAVNYGVLVLVFLAWLAARGPMRRLHQRWFALGDTQIDGYMYAFLGFYKLATWFFLLVPALVLHLLG
- a CDS encoding tyrosine/phenylalanine carboxypeptidase domain-containing protein, giving the protein MNAVAKSPTDDPALGKLLEADAALCKLGRKIRVLDAIGWPADMESQFLAGWRAGKPAMPKPPTQPQKLDEEIAALEALMKTIDRGHPIGHWLWKSAWSYRVAAQMLTQIGKPGFTECSTLLYGRPDTLYKSQGDLTAADAAADMLDTTDKLIDTRLLPEVPCDLTAAQFAERIRERIEPFFTDDKVELVLDPALASKAAAGSKKITLRSTAMFSELDIEQLVQHEAFIHTATLLNGKHQPYLKTLGVGTPRTTRTQEGLATFSEIITGAIDINRLRRVALRVIRVKEALDGADFMDVFRAFLEAGQNDVESYRSAARVFRGGDVNGRICFTKDGAYLEGVIMVYCFIRRALQEGRSEVLRLLFCGRVTTADVVSLAPYRDSGLIAPAHYVPPWARSPDRVLSIMAFSAAVQRYRLDTFDLDRFVDYEDEQIAASGIG
- the aqpZ gene encoding aquaporin Z translates to MLRKLLAETIGTFWLVLGGCGSAVISANFGGDGNPLGIGLLGVALAFGLTVLTGAYALGHISGGHFNPAVSFGLWAGGRFPASGLLPYIVAQTLGAVLAGFVLWQLAHGNGTVVDTTVPGAFATNGYGPMSPGGYSMTAALLSEVAMTAMFLVVIMGATHPKASASAAPLAIGLALTLIHLISIPITNTSVNPARSTGVALFTGGLPLAQLWFFWVFPIIGGIIGGALYRWLMHQD
- a CDS encoding transporter, with the protein product MPLLARCLPLCTALALGAASLSAHATEGALGRPITGLQGTSFAGVVPPTPGFNLLTQYIYYSGHIGAQREVPIGGSTAVGLDAQFQLLSFTGMYVWPTGEGRWNYASAIAVPFAKVDVDADIRLGRFGASTSDSDTGPFDIAVVPIIASRHFSQTKHMSLALYIYTPSGSYDPDKLANVSLNNWTYSPTVGYTQLGQGGTLEFSTLAAVDFYTENHATDYQNGAVFRIDALLIKRTASGWGFGAAGGWIQQLEDDTGPTADRLNGFKGHSLSIGPIATYKTGKVEFSARWLHEFDVKNRIEGNPVMVTGTVSF
- a CDS encoding sensor histidine kinase translates to MDHEPVQAAWVVPATLLVATALGQGLTVDPWTATFFAQIAWWPGAILMCGLLASPRSRWAACCAGALLGSALVCASMGRDLLPYCVRLAGEFALVAVAALAVHPKQNIPIHESRECNPARFVLVAGMALPLLGAAWSVAASNQFGIPSPRSDWVQMALARSLAYMLLVPTFVGVMRLLHGRTHATARMPSAMAAFGVFALVVVWMSPLGRTDIAPLLAVAPIVLLIWTNHALGSAWSWVVWSIACIACLWLSTLGTGPLVHDSVRATIVHLQWWAIGTSVVLLLLTTLREQRGLAHDALRDSYERLGQLARRVMTMQENERSRIARDLHDDVNQSLASLSIELSGLKRSVDANGRARIEALQEHLLGVSDDIRRLSHELHPSMLRYTSLAASLEALCASHSREELQVRCETEETFALSEQQKLDLFRIAQEALHNAEKHAEASCVNIALRRDGEVALLRIEDDGRGLPADYASARHGGLGMISMAERVKTLRGQLEFARVAQGGTRVEVRFPVGAKVQPSPR
- a CDS encoding response regulator transcription factor; this translates as MAMIASNSGTSPERARLLLADDHVLVAQGLERLLLECFCRIDTVRSGEAIIEAVERDPPDIVVADISMEGMSGVDAMRVLRERGIDTPFLFLTMHADPELAAEAIQAGASGYVIKASAGDELVRAILEVLAGRTYVTPTLAARTIRAGAERSGNGLTQKQREILVRVAQGLRSKQIAYELGLSVRTVESHKYTIMQELGVHSTVELVRKAAQAGLIAIDVPH
- a CDS encoding response regulator transcription factor, whose translation is MNRARVLLAEDSPVVARQLRSLLGQDFEVLAMVTDGASIPTAVDALQPDVLVTDISMPGMDGLRAAELVLRQYPDLRVVFITVHSDADLVARARALTRTAYVLKSDAGDDLVAAVEAVMGGRWFVSASLARATVRGQ
- a CDS encoding DUF202 domain-containing protein; amino-acid sequence: MSAQLPPSGQFPTADDKSVELSSRRTGMSFQRTRMSAERTLMSVIRTSLSLISFGFTIYQVFNNALKVQGVTLSAHAPRNFGMALVALGILMLFFGMVYHMRFMMQLRSERATMKGEGLIHAQSAYPLSLTLVTAVVLFFIGLAAFASMVFDITPKL
- a CDS encoding DUF4136 domain-containing protein, translated to MKTLALLLATGFVLAGCASTPDVTVDHDPSANFAVFKTYYWAQEPQSKNPLANQRLVAGIDQRLAARGWTRSTEGNSDVAIVANVASSERQTLDTMYTGTGMGGWGWGPGWGYGGMATSTTRVNTYTVGTLVLDMFDAKTKKAIWRGTASGTVPDSPEKTATAVQAALDKMFADFPPGSAPAK
- a CDS encoding formylglycine-generating enzyme family protein produces the protein MSALLETTDTPVAREGMVWIPGRTFRMGSDDHYPEEAPTHRVAVDGFFMDTTPVTNAQFRAFVEATGHVTMAEIPPKAEDYPGALPGMLVAASVVFVPPPHRVALNDHYRWWQFLAGADWRHPQGPGSSIEGKDDHPVVHVAARDVEAYAAWVGKALPTEAEWELAARGGLEGTEFAWGEEFAPQGLHRANTWQGEFPWQNLAQDGYIGTSPVATYPPNAYGLLDMIGNTWEWTADWYRPRHPAEAVKACCIPENPRGGPENESFDPAQQQIRIPRRVMKGGSHLCAPNYCRRYRPAARMAQPIDTSTSHLGFRCVVRT
- a CDS encoding DUF1622 domain-containing protein, whose translation is MEELFRTVSQAIALGLEAVSVLMIAIGAVLALGQIVMPLLRNAATQGIRRAAWLSLARWLLLGLEFMLAADIVRTAIAPNWDDIGMLAAIAVIRTFLNFFLERDLDAAEAMNEPVK
- a CDS encoding DUF202 domain-containing protein, translated to MNTTPPPNSTDLAVKRTGLADLRSHLANERTHLAYLRTCVSLVGFGITLNRFAVYLREHDQLGATTSRRLLHNTENVGAGMIVLGLALAVWSLYRYWHVNADIKNASFRPMDRAVEGITLLFILIGGVTAAWLIFL